A single Glycine soja cultivar W05 chromosome 14, ASM419377v2, whole genome shotgun sequence DNA region contains:
- the LOC114384638 gene encoding probable indole-3-pyruvate monooxygenase YUCCA4, whose protein sequence is MGRSCNKSQQQHVEGPIIIGAGPSGLAVAACLSEDKVPFVILERHNCIASLWQNKTYDRLKLHLPKQFCELPLKGFPHTFPKYPTKYQFISYMESYASHFNIHPIFNQTVKSAEFDKGSNVWVVRTEEFEYSSRWLVVATGENAEPVVPRIHGMELFGGAVAHTSVYKSGSEYRNKKVLVIGCGNSGMEVCLDLCRHNAKPYMVARNTVHVLPREMLGFSTFGIAMALYKWFPIKLVDKIILLATNLILGNTNHYGIKRPKTGPIELKLATGKTPVLDVGQVAQIKCGNIKVMEGVKEITRNGAKFMDGKEKEFDAIILATGYKSNVPTWLKGCDFFTKDGMPKTPFPHGWKGEQGMYTVGFTRRGLHGTSCDAIKIAEDIAEQWRTVEDKSHCDSHIILLNNS, encoded by the exons ATGGGTCGTTCTTGCAACAAATCCCAACAACAACATGTTGAAGGCCCTATCATTATAGGTGCTGGTCCTTCGGGCTTAGCCGTGGCTGCGTGTCTCTCAGAAGATAAAGTTCCTTTTGTGATTCTTGAGAGACACAACTGCATAGCCTCCCTTTGGCAAAACAAAACCTACGACCGTCTCAAACTCCACCTCCCTAAACAGTTCTGCGAGCTTCCCTTGAAGGGCTTTCCCCACACTTTCCCAAAATACCCCACAAAGTACCAGTTTATCTCCTACATGGAGTCCTATGCTTCACACTTCAACATTCACCCCATCTTCAACCAAACTGTGAAAAGTGCTGAGTTTGATAAAGGGTCAAATGTTTGGGTTGTTAGAACTGAAGAGTTCGAGTATTCTTCTCGCTGGCTAGTGGTGGCCACTGGAGAAAATGCTGAACCTGTTGTGCCTAGGATTCATGGGATGGAGCTTTTTGGTGGTGCTGTTGCTCACACTAGTGTGTATAAGTCTGGCTCTGAGTATAGGAACAAGAAGGTTTTGGTCATTGGGTGTGGCAATTCGGGTATGGAAGTTTGCTTGGACCTTTGTAGACACAATGCCAAACCTTACATGGTTGCTAGAAATACA GTACATGTGCTTCCTAGGGAGATGTTAGGCTTCTCAACGTTTGGGATAGCTATGGCGCTCTATAAGTGGTTTCCCATTAAGTTAGTAGACAAGATCATCTTGCTTGCAACAAACTTAATCTTGGGCAACACCAATCACTACGGCATCAAGAGGCCCAAAACCGGCCCAATAGAGCTCAAACTCGCCACAGGGAAAACTCCAGTCCTGGATGTGGGTCAAGTTGCACAAATAAAATGTGGTAACATAAAG GTGATGGAGGGTGTGAAGGAGATAACAAGAAATGGTGCCAAATTTATGGatggaaaagaaaaggaattcgATGCTATAATCTTGGCAACAGGATACAAGAGCAACGTGCCTACTTGGCTCAAG GGATGTGATTTTTTTACGAAAGATGGAATGCCGAAAACGCCCTTTCCTCATGGGTGGAAAGGAGAGCAGGGAATGTATACGGTGGGGTTCACAAGAAGAGGTCTTCACGGAACGTCGTGTGATGCAATCAAGATCGCTGAAGACATAGCTGAACAGTGGAGAACCGTAGAGGACAAGAGTCACTGCGATTCACATATCATCCTACTCAATAATTCATAG